The sequence TCCCTAGCCAGAGATTCAACAGTAAAGCCTCGCACGCCTTCATTAATAATAGAGCGCAACCCATGGGCTAAGATGTGCTCTTCAGGGGTGTTGGTGGCAGGTTCCGATGGAAACGTTTTCAGTGTCATACGTTTCCAATCTAGGCAAAATTATTCTCTACGCAAGCAAGATTTATGCATTTTATCTGCTAAAAATAAATTTTGGACGAGTGAGAATGAGCACCAATGGAAGGAGGGTAAGCGCTGCAATCAAACACATAAAAATGGAAACTGAAATTAGCCAGCCAAAGAAAAAGATGGGAATAAAAGTAGATAGCATACAAACCGCAAAGCCCATCATCACAGAAAAACCATTAATAATGATGCCCTGGCCTGTCGTACTCAGAGTTTTAACAATGGCTTCTTCGTCACCCAGGCCATTCCGAATCTCCGTCCTGAAACGGAACAAGAAGTGAATCGTATAATCAATACCAATTCCAATCATGATGGAACTGAGCATGGATGTTGCCGTATTTAAGTAGATACCCAAATATCCCATCAATCCGAAGACACCTGTTATGGCGAATGCCAGCGGCATGGCACTGATAAGGGCCGCTGATAATGATCTAAATACGAGACCCGTCACTAGAGCTGCCAGGATTACTGATAATACCAGACTACGTATCTGACCTTTCACCATCATGGGCATCAGATTCCCCAGAAGTACGGCATACCCCTCACTCTTGGGCTTGTTGTCAACACGGATGTTCTGGTTGAGGAATTGATTGAGTTCCTCTTGAAGGTCTACCATGTAATACACATCCATGGTATTTAGTCGAATCACGATTTGGGCAGTGCGATAATCATAGTCCACATAAGAATCAAGATAGCCATCGCTGGATTCCCACGAGTACAATAATAAATATTGAGAAACCAGTTGACGGGAATCTGGAATGGTATAGAAGGCTGGATCACCGCCATTCATGGACTGGTTCATTAGTTTTACAAAATCTGTGATGGCAAGTGTGTAGCCGACACCCTCACGACCTTCTAGAAATTTTTGAATTTGATCAATCTGATTCAGCACCTCAGGAGATTTTATATCTCCTTCAACCACCACCGACATGGTGGTACTTCCACCAAAACGTTCTTCTATGATATTGTTGATCACTCGGACATCTGAATCTAGACCATAATAATTGAGTGGATTGCTGTCTAGCTCGACCTTTGGAATGCCAATGGCCGCTATGATGGTAATCACGGTAAAGGCAGAAAATATGACTGTGCGATGATGGAAAACCAGACGCCCTATTCTTACCAATATCCTTGAAAGTAATCGATTCGCTGTGTTCTTATCCTGTCTGTCAGAGCTTGGTTTTTGAGTCAATACCAACACAGCAGGGATAAAGGTAATCGAGATAGCGAATGCCAATGCCACACCGAAAGCGGTTAATACACCGACTTCACGGGAAGCAGGCAAAATGTGGGATAGCAGGGATAGAAATCCAATTACTGTAGTAAGACCTGCCAGAAACAAGGGCCTCAGCATATGCTCAATCACACTGGTAACAATCTCTTTGCTATCTGCATCATCTGGAAGCACAGCACAATCTTCAAAATAGCGAGTAATAATATGAATGCCGTAAGCGCTGGCCACGGCAATAAGCATGATGGGCATAATACTTGAAATCACGGATAGCATGAGCCCAAGCCAGGCCATTAGTCCCAGCGTCCCCAAAATAGATAGCAGAACGACTAACAGGGGCAGTGCCACGCCACGGCGGGATCTAAAACTAAAATAAAGTAAAACCGCAATCAGGAGCATGCCTGCGGGAATAAAGGTGCTGGTGTCGTGACCAATATCATCAGATATTTGTGCTCGGATGACTGGCATTCCACCCAATCTCAGATCATGCTTCTCTTTTTGATAGGGAATCAGAAGATTCTGTATCGCACTTACTGTTGTGACTTCATCAGTATCTGGATTTGGATAAATGATAATAGCGGTATATTCACGATCGGCAGATACAAGAAGACGACCCAGCATGGGATCTGCAATAGCACATTGAGCCAGGGAGTCACTCTCATGTTGACTGCTTGGAAATTCTTGTATGAATTTATCCACTGTCATGGATTCATCATCGCTGAGGATAGATTCATAATTGGTCAGACTAATAATGTGATCGATTTCTGGGAGCCCTTCAAGATCATAGCTCAGATTTTCGATCATCTCCAGTCCCTCGCGTGAAAAGACATCTTCTGAATGGTAACTGATCAGAATGACATCCAAACCACCAAATTCTTCTTCAAGTTCTTCCATACGGATGACATCCGGGTCATCAGATGGAATCAGTGCCTGCAGATCTGGGTTAATGTGAATCTTGTATATGGGTAGGGCTAATAATGTAATCACCAGCAGATTGATGAATATAATGGTCTTTGGATAGTGAGTAATGAGAGTGGTGAATTTTTTCATGGGCGGCAATGTATTGTGGTGTCGAGTATGATGAAAGGAAAACGAAGGATTCAGCTTTCTTGAAGAAAATATTTTAGGGGTTTAAAAAATACTATGCAGGCCATAATTGGCGGATATATTAAGCGTAACTAAGAAGTGAGACACGCTAATGAATGACAATCTACTCCCCGCTCTAAAATCATTCGGATTTACATCCAACGAAGCTAAAACATATCTAAGCCTTTTACAGAATAATCCTGCCACAGGTTATGAGATAAGTGGCAAATCTGGAATCCCTAGATCTGCAATTTATGAGATTTTAAAGCGCTTGGAGACCACGGGTATGGTGAGTTGCGTGGACTCCAATCCAACCAGGTATATCCCTTTGCCTCCCGATCATCTATTTGATGTTTTGGAGAATAATTTTACCACCAATCTGGATACGCTCAAAGATTCGCTAAAAAATGTCAATACTGATCTTGAGGTCGGTGACCTGTGGAATATTCGTGGCTATGACAGCATGATTGACCGTGCGAGACATATGATTAAAAATGCAGAAAAATCAGTATACTTATCCATTTGGATCACCGAGTATAGTAAGCTGCATGCCGATCTGGTTGCTGCTGAAAAACGTGGTGTGGATATTGTCATCTTCTCTTTTTGCGATATCCCTGTAGATGTAGGGACTGTTTTTGCCTACAATCTGGATAGTAAACGTTTGGAAGATGTATGGAGCAGCAAGATTCTCCTGGTGGTTGATCATGATTCAGCCCTCCTGGGAGGTGTTGAAATGTTACCTACCAATAAGGTTGCCTGGACACGAAATTCAGCCATCGTTTCAATCGCTCTTAATTATATCATTCTGGATCTCACTCTCTTCGGCCAACGCTACAAGCTAGATATGAATCCGGTGATTACCGGAATGCTGCATGGGGAAATTTACAACCTGGACGATCTTCTTAGTGAGGATCACGAAGCAATTATACACTTAAAGCAGAATTGATCATTGAAAATATATATAACCTTTAACAATCGCTCCCACCTGAAAAGGGATCGAAATGGAGGCACGTTCTATGAGTAAGATTAGAGTCGGGCTAATGGGATTTGGCGAGATCGGTAGAGATGTCTACCGTTTAAGCCTGGATCAGCCTGAAATGCAAGTTGTTGCAATTAGTGATATTGGTCGCTCCGATATTCTTCACTATTTGCTAAAAAATGATGGAAGAGATCCTGTAGACGCACAGCTTGAAGGAAACTACCTTGTTGTTGGCGATCAAAAGGCGCGTCTCATCCATGGTGTGGCACCCAAAGATGTCCCTTGGGATGCTTTTGATGTTGATATCGTAATTGATTCAACCCACAAATACCGCACACGCGAGGCCATGCAGGCTCACCTGGATTCAGGTGCCAAGCGGGTTATCCTTGGTTCACTTCCCCATGATGATATTGATCGAGTCATCGTAATGGGCGTGAATGATGACAGCATGAAAGCTAGTGATAAACTCGTTTCTGCAGCATCTGCCACTACAAACGCCCTGGCTTTGATGCTGGATATTCTTGACAAAGCATTTGGTATTGAATATGCCATGATGACCACTATCCATGCCTACACAAGTGACCAGCCATTACGCGATACAGCTGGTTCAGATTTCAGACGTAGTCGTTCAGCTGCTGAAAACATCATTCCTAATGTCAATATCAGCCCCTATTGGATGGAGCATATTTTACCTCGTTTTAAGGGGAAAATTGAAGGTTCAGCCCTGAATGTTCCTGTGCCTATGGGATCACTTCTTGACCTGACTTGTGTCCTCACTAAGGGTGAGACCACTGTTGAACAGGTTAATGATGCCATGCGTACAGCCGCTAAAACATTGGGTGGATATATCGAAATTACTGAAGATCCTATCGTATCAAGCGATGTGATAGGAAATGCCCACTCCTTGCTTTTTGACACCAAGGGTACTATGAAATCAAGTAAGCGAATGGTGAAGACTCTTAGTTGGTATGATAACAGTCTTGGCCAGGCAGGACGTCTAGTCGATCTAGCTCTTGCTTATGGCAAGCTCGGCGTAAAAGGAGGTGCTGCATGAGAGTAGCAATTAATGGATTCGGTCGTATCGGTCGTTCCGTATTTCGGATTTTAGATAAACGTAAAGACATCAACGTCGTCGCCATCAATGATCTATTCGAGCGTGAAGCTCTGGTTTATCTCCTTAAATATGATACTGTCATGGGTGGTTTTGGGGACGCAACAGTTCATTTAGAAGGTGATGTATTGCATACTGCAAATGACACCGTAAAAATGATCAGCGAACGTAATCCTGCTGATTTACCATGGAAAGAGCTGGATATTGATGTTGTCATCGAGGCAACAGGTGTCTTTAGAACTAAAGAATCCTTGACCCAACATTTAACAGCCGGTGCAAAACGAGTGATCTTGACAGTTCCTGCAAAGGATGATGTGGATTACACGGTTGTTCTAGGTGTCAATGAAGATGGTTTAAAACCTGAGCACAAAATCGTATCCAATGCCAGTTGTACAACCAACTGTTTAGCCCCAATGGCTAAAGTCCTCAATGATGCTTTTGGAATCGTTGAAGGTGTGATGACAACCACACATGCCTACACCAATGATCAGCGTCTTGCTGATGTTCCTCACTCAGATTGGCGTCGTAGCCGTGCTGCCGCTGAGAACATCATTCCTACTACAACAGGCGCAGCCCGTGCAGTAGGTAAAGTACTTCCTGAACTCAAAGGTAAGCTTGATGGTATTGCAGCTCGTGTTCCTGTAGCTGATGGTTCCGTTGTGGATCTCATTGTTGAATTGAATCGCAATGTGACGGTTGAAGATATCAATGCCGCTGTTCTGGCCGCATCCAAGACTGATCGAATGAAGAATGTACTCCAGTACAGTGAAGATCATTTGGTTTCTTCTGATGTTATTGGAAATCCATACTCCTCCATATATGATGCAGCATATACAAGGGTTGTGGGAAACCGTTTTGTTAAGACATTGAACTGGTACGACAACGAATGGGGTTATTCAAACCGCGTTGTTGACTTGATCAACTTGTTTAAGGGTATGTAAACAAATATCCATTTCAGACAATTGGAGCCGGTTGTTTTTACGACCGGCTCTATTGTCTAAAAAAGCAATAATTCAATCTGCATAGCGGGAATTGTAAAGAATGAAAAGAGTCCAATTCATATTTGGAATACATAACCACCAACCCGTGGGAAATTTTGACAACGTCTTTCATGATGCTTGTGATCGTTCCTACTTGCCATTTCTACAAGTCCTTGAAAATTTTCCAGATATCAGCATGGCCTTCCATTTCAGTGGATCTCTCATTGAGTGGCTTGAAGGACATCGCCCTGACGTGTTGGAGCTTTTCAAGAAGTTGGTAGATCGAGGAAATATTGAAGTTTTGGGCAGTGGATTTTATGAACCTATCCTGGCCATGATTCCAGAAGCAGATCAAGTCGGTCAAATTAAGAAAATGAACGACTGGGCTCTGGAGCAAATGAATTATGAAATTAAAGGTAACTGGCTCACCGAGCGCGTGTGGGAACCACACCTCGCACAGAGTTTACACAAAGCTGATATTGAATACATGGTTGTAGATGACTACCACTTTCTGACCACAGGTGCTGACCCCAAAAATTTGAACGGATATTATTTCACAGAGCAGGAAGGCAAAGTCCTCAGTGTCTTTCCCATCAGTCAGAAAATGCGCTATGCCATGCCCTTTGAAGATCCTCAGGTCGCCATAGATATATTAAAGAGTTATGCCTCAGAAGATGGTAATAGCCTGGTGGTTATGGCAGATGATGGCGAAAAATTCGGCATATGGCCTGGAACCTGGGAAACCGTGTATGGCCAGAAATGGCTGGAAAGATTTTTTACTTTGTTAAGTGAAAATTCAGAATGGATCACCACTACCACATTTAAAGCGTATCATTCAAATCATATCCCTCGGGATCTGGTGTATATACCCACCTCCTCATATTTCGAGATGTCCCAATGGACATTACAAACAGATCTGGGCCGACAGATGGATCATTTTATTCATGAGATGGAAGATCAGGGCAAGTCTGATGAGAGCAGACCCTTTATAAAGGGGGGTATGTGGCGTAATTTCTTCACAAAATATCCTGAGTCCAACTGGATGCAAAAGCGTGTACAGTTTCTTTCACTCAATATGAAGCAACTGGAGAGCAAAGGGGGCATACCCTCAGACCTCAGGGATGACCTGTACCGGGCACAATGCAATTGTGCTTACTGGCACGGTGTCTTTGGTGGGCTCTACCTTCCACATCTACGTCACGCCATCTATGAACATTTACTCAAGGCCGAAGAAAGGTTTCTGGCTTCAGGAGGCAGCTTCCCTGGCTTGGTTGATATTGATAGTGATGGGGTGAAAGAATACCGTTTACGATCAGATACTGTACAACTATTCATTTCCGCCGATAAAGGTCACATCCGTGAGATAGACTGGCTGCCAGCTTATTTCAATGTCACAAATTACCTCCAACGCTACTCTGAGCATTATCATGAGAAATTGGCCCAGGCCAGCAATGACCCAAATGCAAGTGGGTCCATTCACGATATTGTACTGACCAAAGAAGAGGGGCTGCAGGATAAATTGTTTGTCGATAGCTATAAGCGACATGGCCTCATCGACCATATTTTTAACTCTGATCAATCCCAGAATGCCCACTATACTGGAGCTTTGCAGAAGAACTATTCCAGGGTTGCGAGTACCGTTACACAGCGAGAAGCTGGTGTACAGATTAACACTTCAGGATTTGTTGATCAGTCTCAAATCAAAATTGAAAAACAAGTAGAACTTCATCATAATGATGTATCAATAAAAATTGCTATTTCCAATCAGGGAGAGGTCAGCATTAATCAGCACTATGGCCTTGAATTGAATTTTGGGCTTCTGGGAGGGAACAGTCCCGACCGGTACTATCTGGTGAATGGCAATAATGTTGGACCCTTGAATTCTCAAGGTGATGAGGCTGATGTACAAACGGCTGCACTGATAAATGAGTGGGATAATTTTAAAATAAACATAAAATTTTCAGAGAAATGTCAATTATGGCGTTCTCCCATTGAAACTGTCTCCATGTCTGAAGCAGGATTTGAACGAGTCTACCAGGCTTCGGCACTATTGCCACATTGGAAATTAAACCTTAGCCCGGGAGAGTCTCTTGAACTGGAGCTACTCCTGAGCATAAATATATTTAAATAAACAAGAGGAATAAATGTCAAATAATCAAGCCACTGTAGCCTATTTCAGTGCAGAAATCGGGATTTCTCCAAGTCTGCACACTTATAGTGGGGGACTTGGAATATTAGCAGGTGACCATATTAAGGCTGCCGCAGATTTAGACGTAAACATGGTTGCTGTAACCCTGATGTACAAAGAGGGCTATTTCAAGCAAAGAATGGATGAGGAAGGGAATCAGACGGAGAATTATCCTCGTTTTGAGCCCGATCCACTTCTGGAAAAACTGGATGGAACGATCACCTTGCCCCTCCGGGGTCGTGAAGTTCATGTCCAGGTTTGGAAATATACTTTTGTAGGGATAAATGGTACACCAATTGATATTCTGTTGCTGGATACGGATGTGGATGGCAATAATGAAGAAGATCGAACCATCACCTTAAGACTTTACGCAGGTGGCAAGGATCATCGGATTCTTCAAGAGGCAGTCCTGGGATTTGCTGGTATTCGTGCGCTGCGCAATTTGGGATATCAAGATTTTTCAACCTACCACATGAATGAGGGTCATTGTTCGTTTCTTACTCTGGAGCTTTTGAAGGAATTTAATGGCGATGAAGAAGAAGTCAGGAAACGTTGCCACTTCACAACCCATACTCCTGTCGCCGCCGGTCATGATCACTTTGCCTCGGATCGGGTCAAGCGGCTGATAGGTGATCTTCTTCCTGAAAAACTGAATTTGCCCTCAATGGTACTCAATAGTCGTGTCCATATGACGGAACTAGGACTTTATTTCAGTCGCAGCGCTAATGGCGTATCCGAACTGCATGGTGAAGTTGCCCGGCAACAGTTTCCAAATTTTAATATTGGTCATGTAACCAATGGTGTATTTCACAGATATTGGGTTGGGAAAATTTTCAGAGAAGTGTTTGATCGAAATCTACCTGGTTGGCGTCAGGATCCGACTCGTTTACTGGAGATTGATTCTGTTCCAGATGAGGAACTACTGTTTGCCAGCCGCGGTCAGAAGAAATTTCTTCTGGATTATGCAAATTCCCAAACACAACGAGCACTCTCCGAGAAGCGACTGACCATTGGTTTTGCCAGAAGAGCTGCAGAATACAAACGCGCCCGGCTGATTTTTCATGATAAAGAACGATTGATTCGTCTGGCCAAGGGGAAAGTGCAATTCATTTTTGCCGGGAAAGCCCATCCTCGTGATGACCACGGCAAAGAGATTCTCAAAGATATTGTACTCCAGGCCAAGGAGTTGCTGGGAGATGTGAAGATCGTGTTTCTTGAAAATTATAACATGTGGCTAGGCAACCTGATTACTGCAGGTGTCGATGTTTGGTTGAATACACCTCTGAGACCCAACGAGGCCTCTGGTACTTCAGGTATGAAAGCCACACTCAACGGAGTGCCCAATCTATCGATCCAGGATGGCTGGTGGGCTGAAGGCTGTAGGGATGGCATCAATGGCTGGGCTATTGGAGATGTAAACAATGCTAATGATGCCGCTGATGCAGACCACTTATATCGACTACTGGAAGAACAGGTAATTCCAACCTACTACAATGATCAGACAAAATGGCTGAGCCTCATGCGCGAATCGATTAAGACCGGCGTTCAGTTTACTGGTACACGTATGGTTCAGGATTATTTGAAAGAATACTATAGATAAAGCACTTTAGAAGTTCAGTTAGGAGTTAGGAGTTAGGAGTTAGAAGTTATACTCCCCTATACCTTCGACCTTCGACTTTCGACCTTTGACCTTTGACAA is a genomic window of Candidatus Neomarinimicrobiota bacterium containing:
- a CDS encoding DUF1926 domain-containing protein — its product is MKRVQFIFGIHNHQPVGNFDNVFHDACDRSYLPFLQVLENFPDISMAFHFSGSLIEWLEGHRPDVLELFKKLVDRGNIEVLGSGFYEPILAMIPEADQVGQIKKMNDWALEQMNYEIKGNWLTERVWEPHLAQSLHKADIEYMVVDDYHFLTTGADPKNLNGYYFTEQEGKVLSVFPISQKMRYAMPFEDPQVAIDILKSYASEDGNSLVVMADDGEKFGIWPGTWETVYGQKWLERFFTLLSENSEWITTTTFKAYHSNHIPRDLVYIPTSSYFEMSQWTLQTDLGRQMDHFIHEMEDQGKSDESRPFIKGGMWRNFFTKYPESNWMQKRVQFLSLNMKQLESKGGIPSDLRDDLYRAQCNCAYWHGVFGGLYLPHLRHAIYEHLLKAEERFLASGGSFPGLVDIDSDGVKEYRLRSDTVQLFISADKGHIREIDWLPAYFNVTNYLQRYSEHYHEKLAQASNDPNASGSIHDIVLTKEEGLQDKLFVDSYKRHGLIDHIFNSDQSQNAHYTGALQKNYSRVASTVTQREAGVQINTSGFVDQSQIKIEKQVELHHNDVSIKIAISNQGEVSINQHYGLELNFGLLGGNSPDRYYLVNGNNVGPLNSQGDEADVQTAALINEWDNFKINIKFSEKCQLWRSPIETVSMSEAGFERVYQASALLPHWKLNLSPGESLELELLLSINIFK
- the gap gene encoding type I glyceraldehyde-3-phosphate dehydrogenase, coding for MRVAINGFGRIGRSVFRILDKRKDINVVAINDLFEREALVYLLKYDTVMGGFGDATVHLEGDVLHTANDTVKMISERNPADLPWKELDIDVVIEATGVFRTKESLTQHLTAGAKRVILTVPAKDDVDYTVVLGVNEDGLKPEHKIVSNASCTTNCLAPMAKVLNDAFGIVEGVMTTTHAYTNDQRLADVPHSDWRRSRAAAENIIPTTTGAARAVGKVLPELKGKLDGIAARVPVADGSVVDLIVELNRNVTVEDINAAVLAASKTDRMKNVLQYSEDHLVSSDVIGNPYSSIYDAAYTRVVGNRFVKTLNWYDNEWGYSNRVVDLINLFKGM
- a CDS encoding TrmB family transcriptional regulator; translated protein: MNDNLLPALKSFGFTSNEAKTYLSLLQNNPATGYEISGKSGIPRSAIYEILKRLETTGMVSCVDSNPTRYIPLPPDHLFDVLENNFTTNLDTLKDSLKNVNTDLEVGDLWNIRGYDSMIDRARHMIKNAEKSVYLSIWITEYSKLHADLVAAEKRGVDIVIFSFCDIPVDVGTVFAYNLDSKRLEDVWSSKILLVVDHDSALLGGVEMLPTNKVAWTRNSAIVSIALNYIILDLTLFGQRYKLDMNPVITGMLHGEIYNLDDLLSEDHEAIIHLKQN
- the glgP gene encoding alpha-glucan family phosphorylase, with protein sequence MSNNQATVAYFSAEIGISPSLHTYSGGLGILAGDHIKAAADLDVNMVAVTLMYKEGYFKQRMDEEGNQTENYPRFEPDPLLEKLDGTITLPLRGREVHVQVWKYTFVGINGTPIDILLLDTDVDGNNEEDRTITLRLYAGGKDHRILQEAVLGFAGIRALRNLGYQDFSTYHMNEGHCSFLTLELLKEFNGDEEEVRKRCHFTTHTPVAAGHDHFASDRVKRLIGDLLPEKLNLPSMVLNSRVHMTELGLYFSRSANGVSELHGEVARQQFPNFNIGHVTNGVFHRYWVGKIFREVFDRNLPGWRQDPTRLLEIDSVPDEELLFASRGQKKFLLDYANSQTQRALSEKRLTIGFARRAAEYKRARLIFHDKERLIRLAKGKVQFIFAGKAHPRDDHGKEILKDIVLQAKELLGDVKIVFLENYNMWLGNLITAGVDVWLNTPLRPNEASGTSGMKATLNGVPNLSIQDGWWAEGCRDGINGWAIGDVNNANDAADADHLYRLLEEQVIPTYYNDQTKWLSLMRESIKTGVQFTGTRMVQDYLKEYYR
- a CDS encoding glyceraldehyde-3-phosphate dehydrogenase, which codes for MSKIRVGLMGFGEIGRDVYRLSLDQPEMQVVAISDIGRSDILHYLLKNDGRDPVDAQLEGNYLVVGDQKARLIHGVAPKDVPWDAFDVDIVIDSTHKYRTREAMQAHLDSGAKRVILGSLPHDDIDRVIVMGVNDDSMKASDKLVSAASATTNALALMLDILDKAFGIEYAMMTTIHAYTSDQPLRDTAGSDFRRSRSAAENIIPNVNISPYWMEHILPRFKGKIEGSALNVPVPMGSLLDLTCVLTKGETTVEQVNDAMRTAAKTLGGYIEITEDPIVSSDVIGNAHSLLFDTKGTMKSSKRMVKTLSWYDNSLGQAGRLVDLALAYGKLGVKGGAA
- a CDS encoding RND family transporter; translated protein: MKKFTTLITHYPKTIIFINLLVITLLALPIYKIHINPDLQALIPSDDPDVIRMEELEEEFGGLDVILISYHSEDVFSREGLEMIENLSYDLEGLPEIDHIISLTNYESILSDDESMTVDKFIQEFPSSQHESDSLAQCAIADPMLGRLLVSADREYTAIIIYPNPDTDEVTTVSAIQNLLIPYQKEKHDLRLGGMPVIRAQISDDIGHDTSTFIPAGMLLIAVLLYFSFRSRRGVALPLLVVLLSILGTLGLMAWLGLMLSVISSIMPIMLIAVASAYGIHIITRYFEDCAVLPDDADSKEIVTSVIEHMLRPLFLAGLTTVIGFLSLLSHILPASREVGVLTAFGVALAFAISITFIPAVLVLTQKPSSDRQDKNTANRLLSRILVRIGRLVFHHRTVIFSAFTVITIIAAIGIPKVELDSNPLNYYGLDSDVRVINNIIEERFGGSTTMSVVVEGDIKSPEVLNQIDQIQKFLEGREGVGYTLAITDFVKLMNQSMNGGDPAFYTIPDSRQLVSQYLLLYSWESSDGYLDSYVDYDYRTAQIVIRLNTMDVYYMVDLQEELNQFLNQNIRVDNKPKSEGYAVLLGNLMPMMVKGQIRSLVLSVILAALVTGLVFRSLSAALISAMPLAFAITGVFGLMGYLGIYLNTATSMLSSIMIGIGIDYTIHFLFRFRTEIRNGLGDEEAIVKTLSTTGQGIIINGFSVMMGFAVCMLSTFIPIFFFGWLISVSIFMCLIAALTLLPLVLILTRPKFIFSR